TGGTCTCACAGCGGACAGAGTTGCAATAATAatttgactctctctctctctctctctctctttctctctctctctctctctcctccagcagagagaggaagctGCTCTGTGTTTGGACCAATGATGATTCTCCCGGGAAGCAGCAACCAAGTGGAAGACAAACCCTGGAGAACAGGCCAAAAGTGCTGCAAGAATATTTAATgtacagcagtggtggaaggtGGAAAGTACATGTACTCAAGTAGCCTGCGGCATATAAAGTAGGCCTACACTGCAttgttaaaggggacctattatgcttttgtgctttttccctctcctttagtgtgttatatagttttttgtgaatGGTCtgaaaagttacaaagcccCAAAGTCCCCGCCTAAGGGAGTCActgtcccccacagaaacacagctcctgagctgcctgaaatgccttgcttgaagtcccgccttttcttccgtaacgtgctgatgtcaccaagtaacacatttgcataatacatgCCTAGTGGCAAGTTTGGCACGGCCTCGAACAAAACTAGTTAAGCCTGGTTTATGGTCGCCGTCGGCGCTTTGTTGTACACCTCTGAGTTTTTGTAACTGCACGCCCACTGCGCGGGCTGAGGCTTTTATTTCAACATGGATGGCTTCAAGGGAAGACTGGCCGAGCAGGTTTgcctgtacagacatctctacaactgttCATAGAGAACTGagagaccacagagacagtcacatgtcaTTAAATACTTGGAAAGAAACAGGCAACACACTGGGGGAAAGAAGAGGCtttctgctgcaggctgtgaaagaatatgagagatcgttttgtaaaagctaaaaaaaaggtctcatggaaagagtggcgacccgaggggaagcacagagacagaaaatCATTTGGACTTGGAGATAAGCGATAGTATTAATTACAGTATACGCAAATGCAGTGTTTGGCGGTACATACGTCggtgtttagtgtttactactgttgccaggcagcctaCTTTCCTTTCCGGTACCACTCGTTGACATATCACTTATCCACAGAATAATTTGTCCCCCAGGCGTTTCAGAGCATACAGTTTTGCAACTATATGTgttgagcataaacgcctctgtgcatgcCATCTATGGTGTATTGCGACACAAccaagtaaagcgttttttgaactttaaagcatgtaaacatgttctctagtagaaaccccaaatacaagtatgcatctgaaaatgagcataataggtcctctttaaaaatgaaatcaGTGGTTTTGGTTTGACCCCTTGTAAAAGTGTCTAGTCTAACTACTCGATGCCCAGAAGGGTCAAAAtattcacacacaaataaagcTTTGttgaaaagtccaaaaaatgaaTCCAAATTTGTGTACCAGAAGtttgttttcatcttttttttgacCCCTCACATTTATAATTTGACCCTTTGTTGGGAACTAGTAAACTAAACTACCTAACTgtagtagtatacagtagttaAAACTAGCGCCACCTCCACCAGCCACACCAGTAAATGCTGATTACACATTGTTACACTGATAATACTTCAGTACTTaagtaggattttgaatgcaggagtaatactctgtacttttactaaagtaaaggTTCGAGTAACATCTCCACCACTACAGGATGAAATGGAAAAGTATGTAACAAATGTGCTTCCATGGAAAGTAATGAAAAAAGTGAGAAATACGAGATGAaagagagcagatggctctgaaAGTGAAATGATAAATTATCCTCCACCTGAAAGGAAGCAGAACAAATATTGTTCATTTATCCCAGAGGGACAAAACTGTTGGCATATTCCATAGCCTAGCAACCAGTAGTAGATAACTACACAGTATCCAGTCACCTCTATCAAACGTGTCAAATGTTTCCATTTCTTTCCATTCTTTGAacattaatattacattttctATTACTATTAACAGCACTTGTCAAGTCCAGTCAATTTTATTAAAAGCCTAGAATCACAAATGACAAACTTGACTCAgacatccatctatctatccatctatccatccatctatccatccatctatctatctatctatctatctatctatctatctatctatctatctatctatctatctatctatctatctatctatctatccatctatctatctatctatctatctatctatctatctatctatctatctatctatctatctatctatccatctatctatctatctatctatctatgtccAATaagttaaaggtcttattgataacatatAATACACCTAGAGAGCTTttaggtgccgaataaaagaatgtttttttctaaaaaaaagtattattcattaaaaaactaaatttggcgggtccaaaatgaatgttttgtttatctctgtggaatatatctgacgtttggtccCCACTTCTAGCAACACTTGTGAGGCAATAGTATAACAACGCTGGTATTAGAGTTGTTCTGTTACCGATACcagtaggcggacgttttactgtcaTCCGGTAgccgctttcagtccaaaatggcggaagtgtagctttgcttctgggcgctgatgttgcaatagaACGAAcaatttaatttcactttttgGCAATATACGATATTtggtaacggtagtcagagtgaggaaaatgtcagccatttggcaatatttcacagtggctAACAGGAAAAAAGGACGAACCGCAGCACCAAACGTTGGAAACCAAATTCCAACAACGATATAAATTCCACAAAGATAGCCCAAAAGCGACGAAGATATTATAGTTATCATGCTGGTATCGAATTGTTACTCGGTATTGGTCGATACCGCAAGtccaggtatcggaatcggtatcggaacatctctagttGGTATCACAcggtgtctctgtgtcctcagtctGTCAGCaatcaagttgccagttagtgtgaAATAACTATAGCTGATGTTGCAATTCATGACCTGACCTCACTGTCTAAGTCTCACTCCACTCAACCATAAAATTggaaccacttgttgtgaagtgaaagcAATGGAACGAAGGAAGAAGAgtgagacatctagtggctaAATGTTAGCGATGTTAAcaattgcacctttaagttcTGAGCTTCAGAAGTAGTGTCAAACTTTTCGGAGAGGCACCATATTTACAGGGTAGGGTCTCAATAAGTCATGTTCTCCTTTTCATCACAAAAGTCCTTTAAGGTTTCATTCCTTCAGTTCGGTTCTTGGGGAAACAGCCGCCCACCTCCACCATGGCCGGCCAGCCTTCATAAATGTTGGTTTTCACATCATTAACAGCTTGCTGTCAGGTGAACAGGGAAGaagacatttgttttttagCTTTACTTTTAGCGTATTTTAAAATAGATGGTCTTTTCTGACACAAATAGAACAGGCTCACTAACCTTCTCAAAGAGGCTTTTGTTTCCTGTCCCTGCTCTTCCAGCAAACACCCAGCTATCTCTGCGTTTCACAGAGTTAATCAAAGTGCTTCCCATCCCGACGAACACCTCCCTCATTTCTTTTGTCATTCTGCCACAAAGTAGTAGAAGCGGGTCACGTTGTTGTGTGATATGAAATCGTTGAATCATTGAGATTTGGACTTACTTTGTTGTCACATCATCAAACGAGGCCACCAAGACGATCGCTCCAGGTTTTATCTCCTTCAGGTACGCCAGGATGTCTTTTGTGACTTTCgttgattaaaaacaataacaaaaacaaaaaaaaacataattttaaggTTCAATagacttttaaattaaaaacaagattaaaaggtaaaaaaaaaaaaaaaaacttacttCCATCTTTTATATTAAGGTAGTCAACTTTTTCCACTATTCCATTTTCACATGAGgtgggaaaaaacacacaacaaacacacaacattagTCATTAACAACTGACCAAAAAAGATCCTCACCTCAGctcttctggagcttttgatcatgTCACCTGATCTTCATCAGAAGATGGAGTTTGCCCAATTTTTATGGAAGTTAAAAggttaaaatgttttgtttttttaatgagcaCTTTAAGGACTTTTCCACCTTTTCATCTGCTGATGAAAATCATGTAATAGGAGCCggcaacagtgctaaccactgcaccaccgtgcagccttattagaaaaaaaatagagtatattattcataactatgttttcatttctgtataatcacatgaaactaagaattgttgtgttttcgttagcttagaatgagcccttcatatctacatagggagcaggtcctcttcatggagtctgccatgttgctccgccatgttttcACAGCCCAGAAtgcacaaaccaaactctggctctagagagagactttcacgtttttacgttacctgaaggccaccttagttctccgacacgcttgtgaaactacggtaacgtgagccgcagagtgcaaaactgtggtaccgctaGCCGCTGTTTgtcttccgttgctcctaaagtagtgttattaaggtaaggatggcctctgagtgaggcaaacgccgttaccacggttttgcactttgcggctaacgttaccgcagtcttggaaagggaggagtgagcggaggggtactcggttgcaatctgcaaccacaccactagatctCACCAAATCCTGCAcgctgcacctttaaagaaacTTTAAATCTGTCAGGGAGTATTTTTACTCACCATTTACCACCACAATGTTCAGT
This portion of the Sebastes fasciatus isolate fSebFas1 chromosome 1, fSebFas1.pri, whole genome shotgun sequence genome encodes:
- the LOC141776945 gene encoding protein FAM3C, with the translated sequence MMHVVLFVCLPIFISLWLTAVVHLAAVIVVLLITWGIAINSFDVRQKARNILVFNDADQIKPKLQTAARKPKCGLSRVCPSDHFAIHISSGAANVVGPRICFDGEIIMSNVLNNVGPGLNIVVVNGENGIVEKVDYLNIKDGITKDILAYLKEIKPGAIVLVASFDDVTTKMTKEMREVFVGMGSTLINSVKRRDSWVFAGRAGTGNKSLFEKQAVNDVKTNIYEGWPAMVEVGGCFPKNRTEGMKP